From Erigeron canadensis isolate Cc75 chromosome 8, C_canadensis_v1, whole genome shotgun sequence, one genomic window encodes:
- the LOC122610437 gene encoding uncharacterized mitochondrial protein AtMg00810-like: MGNRWVYKVKLKSNGSLERFKGRLVVHGNHQREGVDYFDTFSPVVKMMEVNNAFLHGDFSEEVYMKMPLGIPNPKNKKLSTALQDQGFTQSKNDYSLFLKTVNGQMTIVAVYVDDILVTGSDSTSVSQLKDFLHQQFTIKDLGFLNFFLGLEVHYRDDGIIMNQRKFTQELLAETSFSDVKPVVTPFPQNMKFSDPCSPYVKDQSTYRSLIGKLNFLTHTRPNLSFTVQTLSQFMQNPQQIHLDGVHHLLRYLKGTSGQGILLNGSTNMSLHVYSDSDWAACPISHRSVTGYVILFGGSPISWKSKKQYTISRSSPEAEYRAMANAAAELTWLVRILKELGVTNLKPVTLHCDNQSALHIAKNPVFHDVRNTLSLIVTLQGKKSWKD, translated from the exons ATGGGTAATCGTTGGGTTTACAAGGTTAAGCTCAAATCTAATGGTTCATTGGAACGTTTCAAAGGAAGATTGGTCGTTCATGGTAACCATCAACGCGAGGGcgttgattattttgatacttTTTCTCCCGTTGTCAAAATG ATGGAGGTCAACAATGCTTTTCTTCATGGTGATTTTTCTGAAGAGGTTTATATGAAGATGCCTCTTGGTATTCCTAATCCTAAAAATAAG AAGCTTTCTACTGCACTTCAAGATCAAGGTTTTACACAGTCCAAGAATGATTATAGTCTTTTTCTCAAGACCGTTAATGGTCAAATGACTATTGTTGCagtgtatgttgatgacatcttGGTTACTGGTTCAGATTCTACTTCTGTTTCCCAACTCAAGGATTTTCTACATCAACAATTCACCATTAAAGACTTGggttttctaaatttttttctaGGCTTGGAGGTTCATTATCGTGATGATGGAATTATTATGAATCAAAGGAAGTTTACTCAAGAATTGCTTGCTGAAACAAGTTTCTCAGATGTTAAACCCGTTGTTACTCCTTTTcctcaaaatatgaagttttcTGACCCTTGTAGCCCTTATGTAAAAGACCAGTCTACTTATCGATCATTGATAGGTAAGCTTAATTTTTTGACTCACACACGTCCAAACTTGTCTTTCACGGTTCAGACTTTAAGTCAATTCATGCAAAATCCACAACAGATTCACTTGGACGGTGTTCATCATTTGTTAAGGTACTTAAAGGGCACCAGCGGTCAAGGTATTTTACTTAACGGCTCAACGAACATGAGTCTTCATGTTTACTCGGATTCTGATTGGGCAGCATGCCCTATTTCTCATCGTTCCGTCACAGGCTATGTTATTCTATTCGGAGGTTCTCCAATTAGTTGGAAGTCCAAAAAGCAGTATACCATTTCTCGTTCTTCTCCAGAGGCTGAATATCGTGCCATGGCCAATGCTGCTGCTGAACTTACATGGCTAGTTCGTATATTGAAAGAGTTGGGTGTCACCAATTTAAAACCAGTCACTCTTCATTGTGATAACCAGTCTGCTCTTCACATTGCGAAAAATCCTGTTTTTCATGACGTACGAAACACATTGAGCTTGATTGTCACTTTACAAGGGAAAAAGTCATGGAAAGATTAA
- the LOC122578165 gene encoding histone H2AX-like has protein sequence MSGGDSESKKGGRGKQKTTKSVSRSSKAGLQFPVGRIARFLKAGKYAERVGAGAPVYLSAVLEYLAAEVLELAGNAARDNKKSRIVPRHIQLAVRNDEELSKLLGSVTIANGGVLPNINSVLLPKTHGKDKADLHASASQEF, from the exons ATGAGCGGCGGCGATTCGGAATCAAAGAAAGGAGGAAGGGGAAAACAAAAAACGACGAAATCCGTATCTCGATCGTCAAAGGCTGGTCTTCAGTTTCCAGTTGGTCGGATCGCTAGATTCCTTAAGGCCGGAAAGTATGCTGAACGTGTTGGTGCTGGTGCCCCCGTTTACCTCTCCGCCGTCCTCGAATATCTTGCCGCCgag GTATTGGAATTGGCAGGGAATGCAGCAAGGGATAACAAGAAGAGTAGAATAGTGCCAAGGCATATTCAGTTGGCAGTGAGGAATGATGAAGAGCTGAGCAAACTATTGGGGTCTGTCACAATCGCAAATGGTGGTGTTTTACCAAATATTAATTCTGTTTTACTTCCCAAAACGCATGGCAAGGATAAAGCTGATCTACACGCCTCTGCTTCTCAAGAGTTCTGA
- the LOC122579347 gene encoding uncharacterized protein LOC122579347 — protein sequence MATKLKEVSLTSNNLQDQQILMEAGELRANEQHNNSHTKKKGILSRAWARYVNNDHNWLDKQRGILILCALVVAGMAFHSGISPPGGNILDSKNGRYELGNAVQTEVDMDQFISFVTYNTFTMIISLGIVLVLISGFQMRNKFWMWVLTIATLFALVFMVATYLQSLAMMAPDMYVDVTSVIICLIWMLACGVMALVHTIFFVVWVVMKLAKKKMPEIE from the coding sequence ATGGCAACAAAACTCAAAGAAGTCTCATTAACAAGCAACAACCTACAAGACCAACAAATTCTTATGGAAGCCGGTGAATTAAGAGCTAATGAACAACATAATAATTCTCACACGAAAAAAAAAGGCATACTCTCAAGAGCATGGGCTAGATATGTAAACAATGACCATAATTGGCTAGATAAGCAACGTGGAATTTTAATCCTTTGTGCATTAGTCGTAGCGGGAATGGCTTTTCATTCGGGAATTAGTCCACCAGGAGGTAATATTTTGGACTCAAAGAATGGTAGATATGAGCTAGGAAATGCGGTTCAAACGGAAGTAGACATGGAccaatttatttcatttgtgacTTACAATACTTTTACTATGATAATTTCATTGGGTATTGTGCTTGTGTTGATAAGTGGTTTCCAAATGAGGAATAAGTTTTGGATGTGGGTGCTTACAATTGCAACATTGTTTGCACTTGTGTTCATGGTGGCTACTTATTTACAATCACTCGCGATGATGGCTCCAGATATGTATGTCGATGTGACGAGTGTTATAATCTGTTTGATTTGGATGTTGGCTTGTGGGGTTATGGCATTGGTTCATACTATATTTTTTGTTGTATGGGTTGTTATGAAGCTTGCCAAGAAGAAGATGCCGGAGATAGAATAA